From Panicum hallii strain FIL2 chromosome 2, PHallii_v3.1, whole genome shotgun sequence, a single genomic window includes:
- the LOC112882331 gene encoding uncharacterized protein LOC112882331 produces the protein MPGPSPTQTAQPDPKPKNHRRRLLFLAPPLLAVAVALLLGASTNPLPRRFLRLLLGPKTSVLRPAEPRPAADPSPDAGRPPCVLWMAPFVSGGGYCSEAWSYVAALDAHAAVGAGKNFTLAIAHHGDLESPEFWFGLPEQSKNLAYRLAATRCELARAVVVCHSEPGAWYPPMYEALPCPPTGYDDPAFVIGRTMFETDRVSPEHVRRCNQMDAVWVPTDFHVSTFVKSGVDRAKVVKVVQAVDVEFFDPAKHVALPLPIGVPVMMPEGSRLEHGDPKGRGFVFLSVFKWEQRKGWDVLLRAFLQEFSGADDVVLYLLINAYHSDTNFIGKIRRFVEESSIKEPVKGWAEIRVIDEHVPQSSLPSLYKAADAFVLPTRGEGWGRPVVEAMAMALPVIVTNWSGPTEYLTEENGYPLDIDRLTEVTEGPFKGHLCAEPSVDHLRALMRYVIGDREEARSKGKKAREDMMKKFSPEIVARIVADKIQQALVNTQLTED, from the coding sequence ATGCCAGGCCCATCCCCGACCCAAACAGCCCAACCAGACCCAAAACCCAagaaccaccgccgccgccttctcttCCTGGCGCCGCCCCTTCTCGCGGTCGCCGTCGCCCTCCTCCTGGGCGCCTCTACGAACCCGCTACCTCGTCGGTTCCTCCGCCTTCTCCTCGGGCCGAAGACCTCCGTTCTCCGCCCAGCAGAGCCTCGTCCTGCGGCCGACCCCTCCCCCGACGCGGGACGCCCACCATGTGTTCTGTGGATGGCCCCATTCGTCTCCGGCGGCGGGTACTGCTCCGAGGCATGGTCCTACGTCGCGGCGCTTgacgcgcacgccgccgtgggGGCGGGCAAGAACTTCACGCTCGCCATCGCCCACCACGGCGACCTCGAGTCGCCGGAGTTCTGGTTCGGCCTGCCGGAGCAGTCCAAGAACCTGGCGTACAGGCTCGCCGCCACGCGGTGTGAGCTCGCGCGCGCCGTGGTCGTCTGCCACAGTGAACCCGGCGCGTGGTACCCGCCAATGTACGAGGCCCTGCCCTGCCCGCCCACCGGGTACGACGATCCGGCGTTCGTCATTGGCCGGACTATGTTCGAGACTGACCGTGTCTCGCCGGAGCACGTTAGGCGGTGCAACCAGATGGACGCTGTCTGGGTGCCGACTGACTTTCATGTCTCCACGTTTGTGAAGAGCGGCGTGGATCGTGCCAAGGTTGTCAAGGTGGTGCAGGCTGTGGATGTCGAGTTCTTTGATCCAGCGAAGCATGTGGCGCTTCCTCTACCGATTGGTGTGCCTGTCATGATGCCTGAAGGTTCGAGATTGGAACATGGTGACCCCAAAGGCAGAGGCTTTGTGTTTCTTAGTGTATTCAAATGGGAACAGAGGAAGGGCTGGGATGTGCTGCTGAGGGCATTCTTGCAGGAGTTCTCTGGAGCTGATGATGTGGTACTGTACCTCCTAATCAATGCCTACCACTCTGACACGAACTTCATTGGAAAAATCCGCAGATTTGTGGAAGAATCCAGCATTAAGGAGCCTGTGAAAGGATGGGCTGAAATCCGGGTTATCGATGAGCATGTCCCACAGTCTTCACTTCCAAGTTTGTACAAAGCCGCTGATGCATTTGTTCTGCCAACCCGCGGCGAGGGGTGGGGCAGACCGGTGGTCGAAGCCATGGCCATGGCTCTGCCCGTGATTGTGACGAATTGGTCAGGCCCAACGGAGTATCTGACTGAGGAGAATGGGTACCCATTGGACATCGATAGGCTGACTGAGGTCACGGAAGGACCATTTAAGGGCCACCTATGCGCTGAGCCATCAGTTGATCATCTGAGGGCTTTAATGAGATATGTCATTGGTGATAGAGAGGAGGCAAGGAGTAAAGGGAAGAAGGCGAGGGAGGACATGATGAAGAAGTTCTCTCCAGAAATTGTTGCAAGGATTGTTGCTGATAAGATACAACAGGCTCTTGTCAATACTCAGTTGACAGAAGATTGA